TTATGTTGTGTGCCaagagaaaagacttgcatttctatagcacctttcaccatctcagggtgtcccaaaacactttgcgGACaataaagtacttctgaagtgtagacaCCTGTTGTAGGAAGGGGACAAGGGgctgcaaacagcaatgagataaatgatcaaataatctactttttttgatgttgattgagggataattattggctaGTACACAAGGGAGAACTTGCCTATTTTTCTtcgaaattgtgccatgggatcttttacatccatccgaGAGGGCATCAAGAAGTTTTTTTTAGGATCCCTACAGCCagggaaaatttcagcccatcaGTCTGCGTTGGATTTGAGGGGATGTGCTAGAATTAACAGTGTCTACCTTACTAACCAATCCAGCTCACCTGCAGTTTACCTTCTAATTGAAGAAAAATGTATCTTTTGAAAAACAAAATATAAGTTAGTTAATTCATAAATGGCAGGAGCTTACTGAGAGTTCATAAATAAATCAATAGCAAAGAACATACAGGGTTGACTTGCACTTTGAGAAAACAGTGACTCACATTTAAACATGACAAGTCGAAAATAATCCCACACGTTGACTGACTTGGCAACATCCATTTATATCGCACTTTTAATGGAGTAAAACATTTGAGTATACTTCTTAGGTGGGTTTTCAGGCAAAATATTACATTGAGCCATGTAGGACAGATGCCCGAAAGCTTGTTcagtgaggtaggttttaaggcacATCTTACATGaagtgggagaggcagaaaggtttaggaaggggattccagagtttagggccaaggcagctgaaggcatggccgctaatggtggagtgatgaaaattggtTTTTCACAAGattccagaattggaggagcgcagagatcttggagtgtTGTAGGactggaaaaggttacagaggtagggagggagtaaGGCCATAGAGTGGAttaggaggagaattttaaaattgagatgtttccAAATGGGGACCAATGCATTTTGGCAAGCATAGGGGTGATCAATGGAACTCCTGTCGAGCTAGGAAAGGCAGTTGTATCAAGGTGTAGCCTATGACATGGTAAACCCTTCCTTCAACACTGGAGAGACTgaagtgtgtttgcatgtgtttgGAACTGCAGCTGTGGTCATGTAGCATTCCGATTTCCAAACTGATCTTCGGCCCAGATTTGCTTGACTTGCAATGGCTGATCTGCGCACCTCACTCCTGCTTTAACAAGCTTTGGAAGGAATGAACCTCATGCCGGGCACAGCGTATGGATAACCTGCAGAGCTGATGCCACAGACGTGCCATTCCATTGTTATTCAGAGGCTTTGTCATGGGGCTGACGCAAGGTTCAACGGGAGCAGTACAGAATTAGATCCTCACTGACACGAGAGTTGTTTTCCCCTAATCAAGAAGCTTTTCGGGAAACTTGAAACATACATGACTGAAACAGTTAAGTAATGGAAAGTCTGCCCAAACAGCTATAAGCCTCACCCCATTGCTCAACTGCAGTCTACCTTGTCACACTTCTGATACTTACAATTCAAAGAATGAAGGGTTTTTGGTAGAgtgaatagggagaaactgtttccagcaaCAGGAGACTCAGGAAccagaggagacagatttaagataattggcaaaagaacaaggggaggtgagggaatttttttttctgcagTGAGTTATGATGATTTTACGCCCCCTCCCACTGGCAGGATTTTCTgatcctgccaaagtcaatgggcttttgaatggctcgctgcgtTTTACAGCTTTGCCCCTGCCTTGATGGGGCTGTAAGATTCCACCCTTAGAATGCACTACCCGATAGAATGGTGAAAACAGATTTATTAACTTtaaaaaagagaattggataaatacttgacgGGGAGAAAATATCAGGGTTATAGAGAAAGGACAGTGGGTGTAGGATTAATTGGATACATCTACCAAAGAACTGGTACAGgttcaaaggactgaatggcctcttttgcaatgtatgattttaaaattcaacaTGAGCCTAGGTTTGCAGGAATACCTCCTATTCGCGCTGATTCTGTCAATAAGGCCGTCATACACAGTGGGTGACAGCAACCAATACACTGTGTCCCCCCCCATATTAACGCCCACAGTCATAAGCCCTGGCCCAGATCAGCGATACAAAGAATCTATGTTCAGGATCCTTTGCTGATGTGGTCCAGTCCGCCCTGCTGGGAAATCTTTGCCCCTGACACTGTGGCATGGGTCTGAAAACAATGTATTGGTACATAGCTTTACAGACTAACCCAGTGCAGTAAGTGAGGTAATAGAGAGTGGAACAGGCTGCTCTAATTCATCTGATAATAATCTGAGGTAGATAAACTCCTTCTTAAAATCATCTTGCTCAACCCATCTAAGCCAAGTATTTGAGACTGAATAAAAATTGTATCTATTGCACTCCTGTCAGTTGAGAACGCGGGGGATTGAGATTTAATGACTCAGTATAATTGGTTTCTTTCTCATTTCTCTCTCATTTCTGTGTTAAAACTACCTGTGTCAGTGTTTTTTAGCCACCACTCTCGCTGCCTTCAGTCACTGAATTCCACAGAGTTGCATTATATGATTCAGCGCAATTCAGAATGACTGTGATCTCTCCACAGTTAGTCAGCCCCTCACACCAAGACCCCACCCACCTGAAGCTCTTCAGAAATGATTCGGCCAGTGAAAGAGGAAGCTCTGGTTCAGTGTGCTTTGCCTCAACTTGCCTCCTATCTGGAGGCTCATCTTTGGTCACAGATCAAAGCGCGGCTAATCTTTCTTTGGTGCAAAGCAGCACAAACAAGCAGAAACACTTACACTCAAGGAGTTTTATCACATTCTAGCTCCTTGGTAAAGTGATTGAAAATCTTTGAATACCAATCCCCCAcccatttccccccaccccattaccTCCAATCCTCTCCTGAAGGAGCTAATTCCTAGTTGGGGTACAGTGCTGCCTGCCTCCTGGTTTCtcattcatttgtgacttcagacATTAAGTTTTGGAATGATTTCAACCCATCTTAGTATTGCTGCGTCAGCCTAGGTGACAATATTGttgtggagtggggtttgaaactaagaactcagaggcaagagtgctaccaagtgAACTAAAGTGACAAAATATAACAAACTGGGGGAATATTGTACCCAACAAGCTTGTCAGTGGGGAGGATGGGGTCAAGACTTTAATGACTcagtataatttttttttaacccaaTTTCCCTTTTTTTGTGTTAAAACCACCTATGTCAGATTTTTAGCCACAAATCTTGCTCCCTTCAGTCACTGGGAAGCATATGCAAAGTGTGAATCCCTCACTGCAGGACAACGTCAAGGCTGAAAATTGTTAAATTCTTCAACTTTGCTTTGCAAACATCtcaaaagtgttttacagccgaAAATTTAGAAGTGCAATCGTTATTTTCTTGTAGAAAACGTGACAgtcaatatgcacacagcaagatcccacaagtagcaatgtggtagtgaccagataatttgtttttatcGATATTGAccgagggataaattttggccaagACTCCAGGGAGAACTTCTCTGCTCTTTTTCGAGaagtgttgtgggatcttttaagtccatttgcgagggccttggtttaacatctcatttgacaGTTGGCATTTTTGACAGtggagcattccctcagtactacagtAAAGCAATAACCTAAATTATTTGCTCAAGTATTTTGACCAGTGACTTCCTGacacagaggcaagagtgttaccacTGAACCATGGCTGGTTTTTAGAACTTCAGTGTGGCTTCACGCAATTATTGCTTATTGAGCAACTTCTCTCCTCCGTGCCCTGTTTCAATTTTGACAGTGTCTTGCATTGTGCGTCTTGGCCTtttcccacctccctccaccaGTCAGTAATAACTCTGCTCATGCTTCCTCAGATTAAATCTCATTTTTTTGCATTCCAGAACATAATCTCAAGGGATATAAGGATCTAGTGTCTGAATACACTGGCCGGCTACCTCAGAGCAGGGAAGACATTCAAGAAGGCCAAAAACAATATGCTAACAACACAAAGAATGAGGAAGAAAAAGTGGATGTGGAGATAATTGAGAGAGATACACCACCCATCACTCCAGATGACCAAATAATGGACTTCAGTAAAAAGCTTTACCCAGGTGTAGTGACCAGACCTCTACCAGAAGAAAATAGCTCAAAGATAAATGGTGTTAATGACAATGAAAGGCCATTGGATGGAACTAGCCCTTTATACAGAACCAGTCCAAACCAAAGATCAAAAAGTCCTGTTGTTCAACAAAGCCCTCAGGTTCTGTCTCCCAACTCAACTACCTCGTCTCACAAAGAACTCCCTCTGCATTTGAATGGACATCACAGTCATGCTGAGGGCCTTGTCTCCTATCCAATGTACTCACCTCCAAGCCACATCCAACATCAGTATATGTATCCATATAGCTCTCTGTCTCCTCACTACCCCAGATTTTTATTGCCCACCTATCCACCTGGTTTTAACAGTATTCCTCCCTTGAACAGTCCAGCTACTTTGAACAATGTGAACAATCTCGGCCTATTTGGCAGGATGACCCCAGTCtgtggtgggtttgtgggtgGAGACTGCCTCCCTCATCCCATGATGAGCCGGACTGTTCTGCCTGTCACACTGTCTAATGAAGAAGGCCAAAGGCTTCGTGTTCCTGAGCAGCCAAGAGGTCTCCTTATCTCTGCACCCACTAGTGCTTTCTCACCCATGGGCCCGACAATGGGCCTAAAGGAAACTCCTGTCAATCGCTCACCACTGTCAGGTACCTCAATAACCTCCGAGCTGTCGGTGCAGCTGAAAGCTACTTCCTGGGTTCCAGGAAGTGAGGAAGCAATGAACCTGAGCAAACCAAAGATTTCCCTGGCAGATTCCCCTGGTTATAAGTCACTTCCATACCCACTGAAGAAACAGAATGGGAAGATCAAATATGAATGCAACGTGTGTTCAAAGACCTTCGGCCAGCTATCCAACTTAAAGGTACATATTCTTTACAGTATTTGCAAAGGAGGCAGTGATCTCGAGCTCTGACTCCAGTTGAAAGCCAGCTGCACTGAAGCTTCTGTTTATTTCCTCAGCACTAGCATAGCTAGGATTCTGTAACTCTTTCCATAAAGTGtatttctttctcctcctccctcccaagaAAAGAATCAATCATGTAGAAATATCTTTAAAAATTCTTCCAAAATAGTCTGAAAATTAATGGCTAATACTTAAGAAAATTAGGTCAGATCGTTCCAAAATTTGTGGCCAGTATGTTAGTATCTCTTCTTTCACTTAGCATTTAGTGGAGTATTGCGGAGCTGGGGACAATGCGGAGCTCTGACCAATGTGGTGCTTGGAATAATTGGGTGTTCATTGTGACAGAGTACTTAAAGTAACACACCACTTCAAAGGTGAAGATGGCACTTTGAACAAAAACTGGTTTTGGCAATGCTGTTTGATGGTGCTGATTTATGGCCAGTTTTCTTTAATCAAATCATGGtgcagcattgtcactggacaGAATTTTGTACCACTTTCCCACCAGTTTTATGTCTCTAGTTACCTATGATCATAAACCATGTCCCAAAAAAACACCCACAATGCTTGCACATGATGATGACATTTATGCTCAGATTTTCCTGGGTTCTTTCTTTCTCCAAGCCAACTGTAGCCCTGGTGTCCACAAGACAAGGAATTTTAGCTAATGTAGCTCATTAACCAGTGAATGACATCGTTGTCCACCTGAGGCTGCCTCGCTGTCGGTCTGGGCTTATGATTTGTCATGATGCAGAATCCAGTGATCAAGTTTCTACACAAACTCTGTGTATTGCAGTTTATTGACCAAATATAATTGAAGGGGAAaataattgcagggctatggggaaagtgaCTAAtttacagctctttcaaagagccagcacagatacaatgggctgaatggcctatttctgtgctatatgattctatgaaatgcCACAATTTAATCTTAAAATGCCCCCAAGACAGTAAACCATTTGGGTTCAATGTAGAAGTCGGTAACAACACTTCATTTGGGTAAGGCTGTACAGGGATTATGTTACCGGACCAATAACCCAGAGAATGATCTTTAACTACCCTCTGGAGTGATCTAGTGAGCTATTCAGTTGTATGAAGTCATTACAAAGGAGATagcggtttaagaaggtggcccagcacacccacaatctcagagtaaatggggatAGGCAATACCTGCAGGCTTTggcaacaatgcccacatcctgagaacgaatttttaaaattttgctgtgttgtttaaaaaaaaatattgtttgACAAAGGTTTTCTGACACAGGAAGTCTTGAGTAATTTGAGTCTAAGCCGTCCAGGAGGCACATTCCCCATCTCTCAACTTAAAACTGCTGTAACCGAACTGACCTGAAATTCATAAGTTAATTATAATCAAATCTCAGTGCTATTTAGTGACTCACATAGACTCTGCTTGTGGGTCAGAGGTCATATTGATTAAATCATTTCACTTTGGAATGAttaaaacaacaaaaaaactgAGCAAAATACGTAGCactgggagattgctgcactgtcggaggtgccgccTCTTGAAAGAGGTGTTAAACCGAGGCACCTTCTGATCTCCGACAGGGCCATAAACTATTCTAAGGCACTATGTTGAAGAAGGGTGGGGTAGTTAAAGtgccctggacaatatttatctctaaaccaacatcactaaaaatagataatctggtcattatcatattgctgtttgtaggagcttgcatatgcaaaattggctgctgcatttcctacatttacaacagcaactacatttcaaaagtacttcatttgctgtaaagcactttgtgatgtcCTCACATTTTGAAAGGCACTATTTAAGTGCAAGTTTCTTTCCTTTATGTTACATATACCACATACCTGTTAGCATAAAGACTTTAGCCTGtgacattagggaaaccttaaaAAAATGAGTCACCACCCCATAAAGGCAACACCTACATTTGTTCTGGGAAAGATATTACCACTGCAGCGGTAATGGAGCCCTGCCACTAGCAGCAGCCTGTAGTATAACTGCATTCCATTTCTTGCAGGTTCACCTGAGAGTCCACAGTGGAGAGAGACCTTTCTCATGCAACACCTGCAGTAAGACATTTACACAACTGGCTCATCTCCAAAAGCATTACCTTGTACACACCGGAGAAAAACCTCATCAGTGCCAGGTAAGAAAACAAAAAGCTTGTCCAAAGTGATTAAAGAGCTCTAAGGAGCTCTTAATGAGCAGGATTGTGAATCCAACTGCTAAATGCAGTTGAGCGTAGCTGTGATTCACTGCATGGCCAAACactctggggggggtggtgggaaagaAGGTGTGAAATTCGTCTGGccatgttttaaatgggcacctgGAAGGCCTAAAAAAATGAGCTTGACAATGTTAGCAGTGGCCTGAACACGCACATATGTTGGGCCCAGGCCAGTCCTTTTGCTAAACTGTCAGTGTTATGCCTGTTGTACTCCTGAGCATGTACCAGTTTCTACCCCTCAAATCTGAGTTCTCACTTGAGGGAGGTTTAAGAACACAGCTGGTGTCTGGGGACTCGGTCAGTGGCTTCAGAAGAtgagtgggaggtgggggggtgtggactaaaggaaagaaaataaacACCTGTAAAATGCAGGCCAACACCATTGTGAAActtccaaagaggaagaagaaTACAAAGTGCTCAGCATTAAAACGTTAGCCGTTAACCTACCATGAGCAAGAATGGAGTAGTTTTGGGATGAATGCCCAACCAAACTGCCTGATTTTGCTCTCTTTGTACCCCTCTCTATTGGCTGAAGTGGGGGATGCGTGGGATGGTGTTGGATCTCATCTCTGAATCCtatacaaaaaaaaaacttctgtttATTGTTTCCACAGAGCCAGGAATAATCATTGAATGTGGTAATCTAATAAACCAATTGCCTGTCTCTATTGTGTCTTCTCTGTCTCGCCTGCTCTGATCCAGTTGTCCTGATTGACTTCTCCAACTTTCCCTGTAACAGGTGTGTCACAAACGTTTCAGTAGCACCAGCAACTTGAAGACTCACCTCCGCCTCCACTCTGGAGAAAAGCCCTATCAGTGCAAGCAGTGTTCAGCAAAATTCACCCAGTTCGTCCACCTCAAGCTGCACAGACGTTTGCACAACAAGGAGCGACAACACAAGTGTCACTTCTGCCCCAAGAGCTACATACACCAGTGCAGCCTGAAAATCCACCAGAAAGGCAACTGCCCTATGGCCTCAGTGAGCAGATTGTCCAAGGAGGAACTCCTCAGGATTGACGACGCAATCGAGAAGTTCGACATGAGCGAGCATGCAGAAAGATTGGAAGACACTGCCACAGCAACAGAGCTAGAGATGGTAACTGAGCAGCTTATGGCTGTTGACCCAGAGAAGGAATACAAAGAGGAGCAGTTCAGAGCAGCATGTCACAAGAACACTGGAGACCACCTTCCAGCCATTGGCTTCCATGAGAGGACCAAGAATTCCAATCTAATGATATTCCACCCAAGTTCACCACCTCTTCTGCCTATCAGGGTTAAGCAAGAAGCCAGTTTATAATTACACAGTAGTCATCATGTGCTGGGACTAATTTGTTGAGTTCTTCACCAAGCAGGTTCTGTCACTGGGGCTCATAGCAGGCAGCTGACTGTACTGGACAAACTAGAAGGAAAATTCATGGCATTGAGGAAATAGATCCCACAAAAAAATGTGGATTCAAAGTACTTCCAATCACAGTAGTAGTTATCTGGCTGTGTTTTATAtgtgtccatgtgtatgtgtgttttgttCCTGTAGCCTATGTCATTAGGATCTGACAAATTGTCAATCCACTCCTGTTGTCCATGTGAGTTCTTATTAATTCAGTCAGACCAAAAAAATCATTCCCAAACACATGGCCATTACTGGGTGTTGATGATGTGCAGACCCAGCCTCTGCTATAATAACCAATTGTGCTTTCATTGCTTTCTCAGGGTGTGTTAGATATATTTATACAACAGAAAATGGTATATATTTTTATCAGTTAAGAGACAATCAGATATGAGTTTATTCTTCTAAGGTCTATATCTTATTTATTAAGAGTCAAAACATTCCTTTATTTTGAATAAAGTTCACCATGACTAAAATGTGGGATTGATTGATACTGCGGTACTGGTGATGAAGTAAAATTGAATTATTTCCAAATCCGGCTTGTCAAACAGGCATCATAAAGACAAATTGTTCTTCAGCCCTTGATATCCGTGCCTGTGACATTTGAGGTTATCTGATGATCCCATTCGCTTTCAGTTTGACTGTTATTTGTGTGAGATCACATCGAGACAATCGGGTGTAATGCAGTGCTATTGGCCGGGTTTGCATGGGTTGAGAGAATCAATGGTCCCTTAAAAGGAGGGCGATTGGATCCTCCTGAACCCAACCAACAAACCACATTTGCAGCCTCAGAagttgaactcttgctgtttggtTGTGAGTAAAGTTTGGAagtagggtgtggggggtggggggaggggggggtattATTGAATGAATTACTTTCCCACAAGAAATCAAGAAATGTCTCTTTGGTTTGGAACCAATGTATGTCATGTCTGTAGAATGTAGCgaggatagattcttgttggaaGAGAAAATTAAGGCAACATTCCTTCACCCTCCAGTGCTTGCAAAGGGGTTTTATTTCatgtttgcattttttttgtaAGTACCTCCCATCCAGCTCATTCATTCACTGTTTGGACTGGCATGTAATTAATGATTCAGGCATCCAATGGCATCTTCAAAAAAATCAGACCAAAATAAATATTTTGCCCCATCTCTAAAGCTTTATGTCCCTTTGGTGTTCTACAGTTCTGCTCTCGCCATTACATTCTGCATTTCCTCTCCTTCACAGTGGCTGGAAATGTGACAGGGTTCCTTCTCATCATTGCCCTTGCAGTTTGCCAGTCACTGGTAAAGCTGGAGTAGTAAAACTGATCTTATTCTATAGATTTATAACCGCTGTTAATGCAGTGCATACTATGGGCTGCAACCTGTGTTTTACACAGGGCGCAGTGAGGTTTGCGTTAGTGGTGGAGTTAATTGTACCCAAAGCAAGTGTCTATCAGGTAGAGAGGGCAGGGACTGGAATAGCACCTACCCTTCTAAAGCCATAACCCACTGAAGCCA
The nucleotide sequence above comes from Carcharodon carcharias isolate sCarCar2 chromosome 19, sCarCar2.pri, whole genome shotgun sequence. Encoded proteins:
- the LOC121292006 gene encoding PR domain zinc finger protein 1-like isoform X1 produces the protein MKAEVSDMSQWREVDLEEKCTYIVNDQPVDPVKYAEIPLARASIPRNLTFKYTITNEVIGVISREYIPQGTRFGPLVGDIYTKDNVPKNINRKYFWRVYSSGRLHHFLDGYDVRKSNWMRYVNPAHSAEEQNLVACQNGTDIYFYTVKPIPPSNELLVWYSREFAERLNYPPAGDLVMLKLKHNLKGYKDLVSEYTGRLPQSREDIQEGQKQYANNTKNEEEKVDVEIIERDTPPITPDDQIMDFSKKLYPGVVTRPLPEENSSKINGVNDNERPLDGTSPLYRTSPNQRSKSPVVQQSPQVLSPNSTTSSHKELPLHLNGHHSHAEGLVSYPMYSPPSHIQHQYMYPYSSLSPHYPRFLLPTYPPGFNSIPPLNSPATLNNVNNLGLFGRMTPVCGGFVGGDCLPHPMMSRTVLPVTLSNEEGQRLRVPEQPRGLLISAPTSAFSPMGPTMGLKETPVNRSPLSGTSITSELSVQLKATSWVPGSEEAMNLSKPKISLADSPGYKSLPYPLKKQNGKIKYECNVCSKTFGQLSNLKVHLRVHSGERPFSCNTCSKTFTQLAHLQKHYLVHTGEKPHQCQVCHKRFSSTSNLKTHLRLHSGEKPYQCKQCSAKFTQFVHLKLHRRLHNKERQHKCHFCPKSYIHQCSLKIHQKGNCPMASVSRLSKEELLRIDDAIEKFDMSEHAERLEDTATATELEMVTEQLMAVDPEKEYKEEQFRAACHKNTGDHLPAIGFHERTKNSNLMIFHPSSPPLLPIRVKQEASL
- the LOC121292006 gene encoding PR domain zinc finger protein 1-like isoform X3, yielding MRYVNPAHSAEEQNLVACQNGTDIYFYTVKPIPPSNELLVWYSREFAERLNYPPAGDLVMLKLKHNLKGYKDLVSEYTGRLPQSREDIQEGQKQYANNTKNEEEKVDVEIIERDTPPITPDDQIMDFSKKLYPGVVTRPLPEENSSKINGVNDNERPLDGTSPLYRTSPNQRSKSPVVQQSPQVLSPNSTTSSHKELPLHLNGHHSHAEGLVSYPMYSPPSHIQHQYMYPYSSLSPHYPRFLLPTYPPGFNSIPPLNSPATLNNVNNLGLFGRMTPVCGGFVGGDCLPHPMMSRTVLPVTLSNEEGQRLRVPEQPRGLLISAPTSAFSPMGPTMGLKETPVNRSPLSGTSITSELSVQLKATSWVPGSEEAMNLSKPKISLADSPGYKSLPYPLKKQNGKIKYECNVCSKTFGQLSNLKVHLRVHSGERPFSCNTCSKTFTQLAHLQKHYLVHTGEKPHQCQVCHKRFSSTSNLKTHLRLHSGEKPYQCKQCSAKFTQFVHLKLHRRLHNKERQHKCHFCPKSYIHQCSLKIHQKGNCPMASVSRLSKEELLRIDDAIEKFDMSEHAERLEDTATATELEMVTEQLMAVDPEKEYKEEQFRAACHKNTGDHLPAIGFHERTKNSNLMIFHPSSPPLLPIRVKQEASL
- the LOC121292006 gene encoding PR domain zinc finger protein 1-like isoform X2, yielding MKDCAPDSVPQSNNKRRADWTGDYMEQVYSSGRLHHFLDGYDVRKSNWMRYVNPAHSAEEQNLVACQNGTDIYFYTVKPIPPSNELLVWYSREFAERLNYPPAGDLVMLKLKHNLKGYKDLVSEYTGRLPQSREDIQEGQKQYANNTKNEEEKVDVEIIERDTPPITPDDQIMDFSKKLYPGVVTRPLPEENSSKINGVNDNERPLDGTSPLYRTSPNQRSKSPVVQQSPQVLSPNSTTSSHKELPLHLNGHHSHAEGLVSYPMYSPPSHIQHQYMYPYSSLSPHYPRFLLPTYPPGFNSIPPLNSPATLNNVNNLGLFGRMTPVCGGFVGGDCLPHPMMSRTVLPVTLSNEEGQRLRVPEQPRGLLISAPTSAFSPMGPTMGLKETPVNRSPLSGTSITSELSVQLKATSWVPGSEEAMNLSKPKISLADSPGYKSLPYPLKKQNGKIKYECNVCSKTFGQLSNLKVHLRVHSGERPFSCNTCSKTFTQLAHLQKHYLVHTGEKPHQCQVCHKRFSSTSNLKTHLRLHSGEKPYQCKQCSAKFTQFVHLKLHRRLHNKERQHKCHFCPKSYIHQCSLKIHQKGNCPMASVSRLSKEELLRIDDAIEKFDMSEHAERLEDTATATELEMVTEQLMAVDPEKEYKEEQFRAACHKNTGDHLPAIGFHERTKNSNLMIFHPSSPPLLPIRVKQEASL